The bacterium genome includes a region encoding these proteins:
- a CDS encoding cytochrome C — protein sequence MPQIFPKSANKLPLISLVAVLVVGGALTGFFWYFASPKFTDVGYRPNQPVPYSHKLHAGDLGMDCRYCHVGVETSATAMVPPTATCMNCHNLILTQSEKLLPVRESWTSGVPIEWVKVHKTPDYAYFNHSIHVNRGIGCESCHGNVAQMEIVEQKQPLSMGWCLDCHRNPDMSLRDLSKVKITDMNWTPPTDQLAFAQKIKKEKNIAPPEDCSACHR from the coding sequence GTGCCTCAAATATTTCCAAAATCAGCGAATAAGCTGCCCTTGATCTCGCTTGTGGCTGTTCTGGTAGTGGGCGGCGCGCTGACCGGCTTTTTCTGGTATTTTGCTTCGCCTAAGTTTACCGACGTCGGTTATCGTCCGAATCAGCCCGTGCCCTACAGCCATAAACTGCACGCCGGCGATCTCGGCATGGATTGCCGTTATTGTCACGTCGGAGTAGAGACTTCGGCTACAGCCATGGTGCCGCCGACCGCGACGTGTATGAATTGCCACAATCTGATTCTTACCCAGAGCGAGAAACTTTTGCCGGTGCGAGAGAGTTGGACCAGCGGCGTTCCGATTGAATGGGTGAAAGTGCACAAGACGCCGGACTACGCGTATTTTAATCACAGCATTCACGTCAACCGCGGGATCGGCTGTGAGTCCTGCCACGGCAATGTCGCCCAAATGGAAATAGTCGAGCAGAAACAACCGCTCAGTATGGGATGGTGTTTAGATTGTCATCGTAACCCGGATATGTCGCTGCGTGATCTGAGTAAGGTCAAGATCACCGATATGAACTGGACCCCGCCGACAGATCAACTCGCTTTTGCTCAAAAAATTAAAAAAGAAAAAAATATTGCTCCACCGGAGGATTGTTCCGCATGCCATCGATAA
- a CDS encoding protoheme IX farnesyltransferase produces the protein MDRRLKSIISSYITLTKPTIMLLVLFTGATALIVEGSMVHEPGRFLLVMLGLYLTGGCANALNQYFERHIDAKMERTKKRRPLPMGEISSTHALIFSITIGVTGVLVFAFVFNLLTAILSLSTILFYSLFYTLYLKPNTPQNIVIGGAAGAMAPVGAWAAATGTMAVAPWLMFAIVFLWTPPHFWALALFCKDDYVKAKLPMMPVVKGDDSTLRQMFLYTLALVAISLSLIYFFSGLFYGLAAVVLGFFFIKKAYRVMMNKSEKLIRGLFGYSIIYLFALFFAMIIDSFIGVKI, from the coding sequence ATTGATCGAAGATTGAAATCCATCATTTCGTCCTACATTACTTTGACTAAGCCGACGATCATGCTGCTCGTGCTTTTTACGGGCGCAACGGCCTTGATTGTTGAAGGCAGCATGGTGCACGAACCGGGCAGATTTTTACTGGTGATGCTGGGATTGTATCTGACGGGCGGCTGCGCCAATGCGCTCAATCAGTACTTCGAACGTCATATAGATGCGAAAATGGAGCGTACGAAAAAACGCCGCCCTTTGCCCATGGGCGAGATCAGCTCAACCCATGCATTGATCTTTTCGATCACGATCGGCGTTACCGGCGTGTTGGTTTTTGCATTTGTGTTCAATTTACTCACCGCGATCCTGTCATTGTCAACGATCCTGTTTTACAGCCTATTTTACACTTTATATTTAAAACCCAATACACCGCAGAATATCGTGATCGGCGGCGCTGCCGGCGCGATGGCTCCGGTAGGCGCATGGGCTGCAGCAACCGGGACCATGGCCGTTGCGCCATGGCTCATGTTTGCGATCGTTTTTTTGTGGACGCCGCCTCATTTCTGGGCCTTGGCCTTGTTCTGTAAAGACGACTACGTTAAAGCCAAACTTCCGATGATGCCCGTCGTCAAAGGCGACGATAGCACGCTCCGCCAGATGTTTTTATATACATTGGCCTTGGTCGCGATCAGCCTGTCGCTGATCTATTTTTTTTCCGGCCTTTTTTACGGCCTGGCCGCCGTCGTGTTAGGATTCTTCTTTATTAAGAAGGCTTATCGCGTGATGATGAACAAATCTGAAAAACTAATTCGCGGTCTTTTTGGTTATTCCATTATATATCTTTTTGCGTTGTTCTTTGCCATGATCATCGACAGTTTTATAGGCGTAAAAATTTAG